A region of Carassius auratus strain Wakin chromosome 41, ASM336829v1, whole genome shotgun sequence DNA encodes the following proteins:
- the LOC113060031 gene encoding cytosolic 5'-nucleotidase 3-like isoform X2 gives MPEFEKSTVHIRDPERVEQIICSLVKGGASKLQIITDFDMTLSKFAVNGKRCPTCHNVIDNCKLVTEECRKKLLQLKETYYPIEIDPHLSMEEKYPFMVEWYFKSHTLLVEQRLQKDKLPEVVRESDACLREGYEQFFDRLHQHSVPMFIFSAGLGDVLEEIIRQAGVYHTNVKVVSNFMDFDDNGVLKGFKGELIHVYNKHDSALRNTDYFKELKHNGNVILLGDSLGDLNMADGVPNVENILKIGFLNDKVEERLEKYMDSYDIVLVKDETLEVPNSILQKIL, from the exons aTGCCAGAGTTTGAGAAGAGCACCGTTCACATCAGAGACCCTGAGAGGGTGGAGCAGATTATCTGCAGTCTTGTTAAAGGTGGAGCATCCAAACTGCAG ATCATCACAGATTTTGATATGACTTTAAGCAAGTTTGCTGTCAATGGAAAACGCTGCCCAACATGTCATA ATGTCATTGACAACTGCAAGCTAGTGACGGAAGAATGTAGGAAGAAG cTGCTCCAACTAAAGGAGACGTATTATCCAATAGAGATAGACCCTCATCTGTCCATGGAGGAGAAATATCCATTTATGGTGGAGTG GTATTTTAAGTCGCACACGTTATTGGTAGAACAGAGATTGCAGAAAGACAAACTTCCAGAGGTCGTGAGAGAGTCAGATGCCTGTCTGAG GGAAGGGTACGAGCAGTTCTTTGACCGGCTGCACCAGCATAGCGTTCCTATGTTCATTTTTTCCGCCGGTCTGGGAGATGTGCTGGAGGAAATTATCAGACAAGCTGGTGTCTACCACACCAACGTCAAAGTTGTGTCTAACTTCATGGACTTTGATGACAAT GGGGTTCTGAAAGGCTTTAAAGGAGAGCTGATCCATGTTTACAACAAGCATGACAGTGCCCTGAGGAACACCGATTATTTCAAAGAACTGAAGCACAATGGAAACGTTATTCTGCTGGGAGACTCTCTCGGTGATCTCAACATGGCAGATGGTGTGCCCAACGTAGAGAACATCCTCAAAATCGGCTTTCTTAATGACAAG GTGGAGGAACGGTTAGAAAAGTACATGGACTCTTACGATATAGTTCTGGTGAAGGATGAAACACTTGAAGTGCCTAATTCCATCCTACAGAAGATCTTATAA
- the LOC113060031 gene encoding cytosolic 5'-nucleotidase 3-like isoform X1 → MMPEFEKSTVHIRDPERVEQIICSLVKGGASKLQIITDFDMTLSKFAVNGKRCPTCHNVIDNCKLVTEECRKKLLQLKETYYPIEIDPHLSMEEKYPFMVEWYFKSHTLLVEQRLQKDKLPEVVRESDACLREGYEQFFDRLHQHSVPMFIFSAGLGDVLEEIIRQAGVYHTNVKVVSNFMDFDDNGVLKGFKGELIHVYNKHDSALRNTDYFKELKHNGNVILLGDSLGDLNMADGVPNVENILKIGFLNDKVEERLEKYMDSYDIVLVKDETLEVPNSILQKIL, encoded by the exons ATG aTGCCAGAGTTTGAGAAGAGCACCGTTCACATCAGAGACCCTGAGAGGGTGGAGCAGATTATCTGCAGTCTTGTTAAAGGTGGAGCATCCAAACTGCAG ATCATCACAGATTTTGATATGACTTTAAGCAAGTTTGCTGTCAATGGAAAACGCTGCCCAACATGTCATA ATGTCATTGACAACTGCAAGCTAGTGACGGAAGAATGTAGGAAGAAG cTGCTCCAACTAAAGGAGACGTATTATCCAATAGAGATAGACCCTCATCTGTCCATGGAGGAGAAATATCCATTTATGGTGGAGTG GTATTTTAAGTCGCACACGTTATTGGTAGAACAGAGATTGCAGAAAGACAAACTTCCAGAGGTCGTGAGAGAGTCAGATGCCTGTCTGAG GGAAGGGTACGAGCAGTTCTTTGACCGGCTGCACCAGCATAGCGTTCCTATGTTCATTTTTTCCGCCGGTCTGGGAGATGTGCTGGAGGAAATTATCAGACAAGCTGGTGTCTACCACACCAACGTCAAAGTTGTGTCTAACTTCATGGACTTTGATGACAAT GGGGTTCTGAAAGGCTTTAAAGGAGAGCTGATCCATGTTTACAACAAGCATGACAGTGCCCTGAGGAACACCGATTATTTCAAAGAACTGAAGCACAATGGAAACGTTATTCTGCTGGGAGACTCTCTCGGTGATCTCAACATGGCAGATGGTGTGCCCAACGTAGAGAACATCCTCAAAATCGGCTTTCTTAATGACAAG GTGGAGGAACGGTTAGAAAAGTACATGGACTCTTACGATATAGTTCTGGTGAAGGATGAAACACTTGAAGTGCCTAATTCCATCCTACAGAAGATCTTATAA